A region from the Mustela erminea isolate mMusErm1 chromosome 2, mMusErm1.Pri, whole genome shotgun sequence genome encodes:
- the UBE2D3 gene encoding ubiquitin-conjugating enzyme E2 D3 isoform X1 — MALKRINKELSDLARDPPAQCSAGPVGDDILFCISLVFHWQATIMGPNDSPYQGGVFFLTIHFPTDYPFKPPKVAFTTRIYHPNINSNGSICLDILRSQWSPALTISKVLLSICSLLCDPNPDDPLVPEIARIYKTDRDKYNRISREWTQKYAM; from the exons GAACTTAGTGATTTGGCCCGTGACCCTCCAGCACAATGTTCTGCAGGTCCAGTTGGGGATGATA ttttgttttgtatttccctagtGTTTCATTGGCAAGCCACAATTATGGGACCT AATGACAGCCCATATCAAGGCGGTGTATTCTTTTTGACAATTCATTTTCCTACAGACTACCCCTTCAAACCACCTAAG gttgcATTTACAACAAGAATTTATCATCCAAATATTAACAGTAATGGCAGCATTTGTCTCGATATTCTAAGATCACAGTGGTCTCCTGCTTTAACTATTTCTAAAG ttcttttatccatttgttcaCTGCTATGTGATCCAAACCCAGATGACCCCCTAGTGCCAGAGATTGCACGGATCTATAAAACAGACAGAGATAA GTACAACAGAATATCTCGGGAATGGACTCAGAAGTATGCCATGTGA
- the UBE2D3 gene encoding ubiquitin-conjugating enzyme E2 D3 isoform X3, with the protein MALKRINKELSDLARDPPAQCSAGPVGDDMFHWQATIMGPNDSPYQGGVFFLTIHFPTDYPFKPPKVAFTTRIYHPNINSNGSICLDILRSQWSPALTISKVLLSICSLLCDPNPDDPLVPEIARIYKTDRDKYNRISREWTQKYAM; encoded by the exons GAACTTAGTGATTTGGCCCGTGACCCTCCAGCACAATGTTCTGCAGGTCCAGTTGGGGATGATA tGTTTCATTGGCAAGCCACAATTATGGGACCT AATGACAGCCCATATCAAGGCGGTGTATTCTTTTTGACAATTCATTTTCCTACAGACTACCCCTTCAAACCACCTAAG gttgcATTTACAACAAGAATTTATCATCCAAATATTAACAGTAATGGCAGCATTTGTCTCGATATTCTAAGATCACAGTGGTCTCCTGCTTTAACTATTTCTAAAG ttcttttatccatttgttcaCTGCTATGTGATCCAAACCCAGATGACCCCCTAGTGCCAGAGATTGCACGGATCTATAAAACAGACAGAGATAA GTACAACAGAATATCTCGGGAATGGACTCAGAAGTATGCCATGTGA
- the UBE2D3 gene encoding ubiquitin-conjugating enzyme E2 D3 isoform X2, producing MAKRCLTLELSDLARDPPAQCSAGPVGDDILFCISLVFHWQATIMGPNDSPYQGGVFFLTIHFPTDYPFKPPKVAFTTRIYHPNINSNGSICLDILRSQWSPALTISKVLLSICSLLCDPNPDDPLVPEIARIYKTDRDKYNRISREWTQKYAM from the exons GAACTTAGTGATTTGGCCCGTGACCCTCCAGCACAATGTTCTGCAGGTCCAGTTGGGGATGATA ttttgttttgtatttccctagtGTTTCATTGGCAAGCCACAATTATGGGACCT AATGACAGCCCATATCAAGGCGGTGTATTCTTTTTGACAATTCATTTTCCTACAGACTACCCCTTCAAACCACCTAAG gttgcATTTACAACAAGAATTTATCATCCAAATATTAACAGTAATGGCAGCATTTGTCTCGATATTCTAAGATCACAGTGGTCTCCTGCTTTAACTATTTCTAAAG ttcttttatccatttgttcaCTGCTATGTGATCCAAACCCAGATGACCCCCTAGTGCCAGAGATTGCACGGATCTATAAAACAGACAGAGATAA GTACAACAGAATATCTCGGGAATGGACTCAGAAGTATGCCATGTGA
- the UBE2D3 gene encoding ubiquitin-conjugating enzyme E2 D3 isoform X4, protein MAKRCLTLELSDLARDPPAQCSAGPVGDDMFHWQATIMGPNDSPYQGGVFFLTIHFPTDYPFKPPKVAFTTRIYHPNINSNGSICLDILRSQWSPALTISKVLLSICSLLCDPNPDDPLVPEIARIYKTDRDKYNRISREWTQKYAM, encoded by the exons GAACTTAGTGATTTGGCCCGTGACCCTCCAGCACAATGTTCTGCAGGTCCAGTTGGGGATGATA tGTTTCATTGGCAAGCCACAATTATGGGACCT AATGACAGCCCATATCAAGGCGGTGTATTCTTTTTGACAATTCATTTTCCTACAGACTACCCCTTCAAACCACCTAAG gttgcATTTACAACAAGAATTTATCATCCAAATATTAACAGTAATGGCAGCATTTGTCTCGATATTCTAAGATCACAGTGGTCTCCTGCTTTAACTATTTCTAAAG ttcttttatccatttgttcaCTGCTATGTGATCCAAACCCAGATGACCCCCTAGTGCCAGAGATTGCACGGATCTATAAAACAGACAGAGATAA GTACAACAGAATATCTCGGGAATGGACTCAGAAGTATGCCATGTGA